The following are from one region of the Phormidium sp. PBR-2020 genome:
- a CDS encoding DUF1131 family protein: MIPAKRLATVLALLLGFGCGGPSQGEATQPTPTSPGEVLVQTPSPQLTNAGWGEISGDTPFEGDRIQDKLSQYRVETGVISREGLSYPVIEVFEGDTRVAQLDPKDPNRPEEGILRITLEDSSIAGPDGVRVGMTWGETPGREQFNCFSGEGPTTGYLICTPPNAPQLQYLYRLTGGEVGDRTPIDRLIWLNI; encoded by the coding sequence ATGATTCCCGCGAAACGTCTGGCGACGGTCCTGGCCCTGCTGCTGGGGTTCGGCTGTGGTGGGCCCTCGCAGGGTGAGGCGACTCAACCCACGCCGACGAGTCCTGGGGAGGTGTTGGTGCAAACCCCATCCCCCCAGTTGACGAATGCTGGTTGGGGAGAAATTTCTGGGGATACGCCATTTGAGGGCGATCGCATTCAGGATAAATTGAGCCAGTATCGGGTGGAAACTGGGGTCATCTCTCGTGAGGGACTGTCCTACCCGGTGATTGAGGTCTTTGAGGGGGACACTCGGGTGGCGCAACTCGACCCAAAAGACCCCAATCGTCCTGAGGAGGGGATTCTCCGCATCACCCTTGAGGACTCTTCGATCGCCGGGCCCGACGGGGTGCGGGTGGGGATGACTTGGGGAGAAACTCCTGGCCGGGAGCAATTCAACTGTTTCTCCGGTGAAGGTCCTACGACGGGATATCTGATTTGTACTCCCCCCAATGCGCCCCAACTACAATATCTTTACCGTCTAACAGGGGGTGAGGTGGGCGATCGCACTCCCATCGATCGCCTCATCTGGCTGAATATTTAA